From a region of the Deltaproteobacteria bacterium HGW-Deltaproteobacteria-18 genome:
- a CDS encoding ribonuclease J yields the protein MPESHVTLTPLGGLGEIGMNCMALETEQSMILVDCGLMFPDVILYGVDVVIPRMDFIVSRKHKLKGIILTHGHEDHIGALAWLVPYLQDVPLYGSEFTLRLAMKRLQERNLESHVKLHPVHARERVDLGEFAVTFMPVCHSIIEGFGLGIETPAGRIVHTGDFKIDRNPQGAHATDLEAFQKFSHDGVLLLLSDSTNVEREGFSLTEQEIQDSLDEVFAEAKGRILVTLFATHIQRMQEIFDLAAKHGRKVAFTGRSLVTNIEVAKDLGHLRFNRENSCDMEELAYLDDSRIVILLTGSQGEPLSALSRVARSEHRQINIHKGDTVVMSSRFIPGNTRAITRVINDLYRHGASVLYEKVQAIHASGHAHQEELKIMLDTVRPKFFVPVHGEYRHLFKHAELAVSRGIAPERALILENGHPVTLSSSGIRLEEAVFAESILVDGKGVGDVGQSVLKERQILGGEGLVIVLLVQDEFGTIVFGPSIQSKGFIFEQHFSHILEDAKCIILDVMEGNPGSEAYKLEEKIRSSLRRFFRKVLERDPIVIPLIARV from the coding sequence ATGCCCGAATCGCACGTTACCCTGACCCCGCTTGGCGGGCTGGGAGAAATAGGCATGAACTGCATGGCCCTGGAGACCGAGCAGAGCATGATCCTCGTGGACTGCGGGCTCATGTTTCCGGATGTCATTCTCTATGGGGTCGATGTGGTCATCCCCCGCATGGACTTCATCGTCAGCCGCAAGCACAAGTTGAAGGGCATCATTCTGACCCATGGACACGAAGACCACATCGGTGCGCTGGCCTGGCTTGTCCCCTACCTGCAGGATGTTCCCCTCTACGGCTCGGAGTTCACCCTGCGTCTGGCCATGAAACGCCTGCAGGAGCGCAATCTCGAATCCCATGTAAAGCTGCACCCGGTGCACGCGCGGGAACGGGTCGACCTGGGCGAATTCGCCGTGACCTTCATGCCGGTCTGCCACAGCATCATCGAGGGCTTCGGCCTTGGCATCGAGACTCCGGCCGGGCGCATTGTGCACACCGGGGATTTCAAGATCGACCGCAATCCCCAGGGTGCGCACGCCACGGACCTCGAAGCCTTCCAAAAATTCTCGCACGACGGCGTACTGCTCCTGCTTTCCGACTCGACCAATGTGGAAAGGGAAGGTTTTTCACTCACCGAACAGGAAATCCAGGACTCCCTTGACGAGGTCTTTGCCGAGGCCAAGGGCCGCATCCTGGTGACCCTGTTCGCCACGCACATCCAACGCATGCAGGAAATTTTCGATCTCGCCGCCAAACACGGCCGCAAGGTGGCCTTCACGGGGCGCAGTCTGGTCACCAACATCGAGGTCGCCAAGGACCTCGGACACCTGCGCTTCAACCGCGAAAACTCCTGCGACATGGAAGAGCTGGCATATCTCGACGACAGCCGGATCGTCATCCTGCTGACCGGCTCCCAGGGCGAACCCCTTTCGGCCCTGAGCCGTGTGGCCCGGAGCGAACACCGGCAGATCAACATCCACAAGGGCGACACCGTAGTCATGTCCTCGCGCTTCATCCCGGGCAACACCAGGGCCATCACCCGGGTCATCAACGACCTCTACCGGCACGGAGCGAGCGTCCTCTACGAAAAGGTGCAGGCCATCCACGCCTCCGGCCACGCCCACCAGGAAGAGCTCAAGATCATGCTCGACACGGTCCGACCCAAATTCTTCGTTCCGGTGCACGGCGAATACCGCCACCTCTTCAAGCACGCCGAACTGGCCGTTTCGCGGGGCATCGCGCCCGAACGGGCGCTGATCCTCGAGAACGGCCATCCCGTGACCCTTTCGTCCTCGGGCATCCGCCTGGAGGAAGCGGTCTTCGCCGAGTCCATCCTCGTCGACGGCAAGGGCGTGGGCGACGTGGGCCAGAGCGTGCTCAAGGAACGCCAGATCCTGGGCGGCGAAGGGCTTGTCATCGTGCTTCTGGTGCAGGACGAATTCGGGACCATCGTTTTCGGCCCCAGCATCCAGTCCAAGGGCTTCATATTCGAGCAGCATTTCTCCCACATTCTCGAAGACGCCAAGTGCATCATATTAGATGTCATGGAAGGCAACCCCGGTAGCGAAGCCTACAAGCTGGAAGAGAAAATCAGGTCTTCCCTGCGCCGCTTTTTTCGCAAGGTCCTGGAACGCGACCCCATCGTCATTCCCCTCATCGCCCGGGTATAA
- the rpsB gene encoding 30S ribosomal protein S2 codes for MAYVSMKQMLETGVHFGHQTRRWNPKMRPFIFGARKGIHIIDLQQTVKLYRKAHDFIADTVARGGKIIFVGTKRQAQDVIKTEAERCGMYHVTNRWLGGTLTNYQTIRTSITRLKKLETMFEDGSVSRFLKKEVVRMEREVTKLNLTLGGIKDMEEPPAAAFIIDPHREEIAVKECRKLGIPIVAVVDTNCDPDLIDYIIPGNDDAIRAIKLFAGAMADACMEGAASTKDTVEEPKTTKVPEVELPAGSAEPESVDTDEEV; via the coding sequence ATGGCTTATGTAAGTATGAAACAGATGCTGGAGACCGGAGTTCACTTCGGCCACCAGACCCGCCGCTGGAACCCCAAGATGCGCCCCTTCATTTTCGGCGCGCGCAAGGGAATTCACATCATCGACCTGCAGCAGACCGTGAAGCTGTACCGCAAGGCCCACGATTTCATCGCCGATACCGTAGCCCGCGGCGGAAAGATCATTTTTGTCGGCACCAAGCGCCAGGCGCAGGACGTGATCAAGACCGAAGCAGAGCGCTGCGGCATGTACCACGTCACCAACCGCTGGCTGGGCGGCACCCTGACCAACTACCAGACCATCCGCACCAGCATCACTCGCCTCAAGAAGCTCGAGACCATGTTCGAGGACGGCTCCGTGAGCCGCTTCCTGAAGAAGGAAGTCGTGCGCATGGAACGCGAAGTCACCAAGCTGAACCTGACCCTGGGCGGCATCAAGGACATGGAAGAACCGCCTGCGGCCGCATTCATCATCGATCCGCATCGCGAAGAGATCGCCGTCAAGGAATGCCGCAAGCTCGGCATCCCGATCGTGGCCGTGGTCGACACCAACTGCGATCCCGACCTGATTGACTATATCATCCCCGGCAACGACGACGCCATCCGCGCCATCAAGCTTTTTGCCGGCGCCATGGCCGACGCCTGCATGGAAGGCGCCGCCAGCACCAAGGACACCGTGGAAGAGCCCAAGACCACCAAGGTTCCCGAAGTTGAACTCCCGGCCGGTTCCGCAGAGCCGGAATCCGTAGATACAGACGAAGAGGTATAA
- a CDS encoding ribosome recycling factor, translated as MEKHTQDCTNRMQKSIDSLEKDFSKLRTGRASTALVDSIRVDYYGTPTPLNQVASVSIPDSRTISISPWDRSAFNSIEKAIMKSDLGLTPINDGRAIRINIPVLTEERRKDLVKMAKKYTEDAKVAIRNVRRDVNDALKKMHTAKEISEDDLHKAQDEVQKTTDNFVKKADAAFTEKEKEIMEI; from the coding sequence ATGGAAAAGCACACACAGGATTGCACAAACAGGATGCAGAAAAGCATCGACAGTCTGGAAAAGGATTTCTCCAAGCTGCGCACCGGGCGGGCTTCCACAGCCCTGGTGGACAGCATCCGGGTCGATTACTACGGCACCCCGACCCCGCTCAATCAGGTCGCCTCCGTATCCATCCCGGACAGCCGCACCATCTCCATCTCTCCCTGGGATCGTAGCGCCTTCAACAGCATCGAGAAGGCCATCATGAAGTCGGACTTGGGACTCACTCCCATCAACGACGGTCGGGCCATTCGCATCAACATCCCGGTCCTGACCGAAGAACGCCGCAAGGACCTGGTCAAGATGGCCAAAAAATACACCGAAGATGCCAAGGTCGCCATCCGCAACGTGCGCCGGGACGTCAACGACGCTCTCAAAAAGATGCACACCGCCAAGGAAATCAGCGAAGACGATCTGCACAAGGCCCAGGATGAGGTCCAGAAGACCACGGACAACTTCGTGAAAAAGGCTGATGCGGCCTTTACCGAGAAAGAAAAGGAAATCATGGAGATCTAG
- the rseP gene encoding RIP metalloprotease RseP, giving the protein MVTSILAVVVVLGGLIFFHELGHFVVARGLGMGVSVFSLGFGTRLFGFTRGKTDYRVCAFPLGGYVQLVGESVDAELPEGFGPEESFSRRPPWQRMLVVLAGPVFNFILAWFIFWGLAYSQGVQELLPVIGQVTNSSAAEEAGIMPGDQIIEIDGVQIAVWEDLVDRIETNEGDSMFLTVQRGSELFSVHVTPRLQEKRNLFGEIKTMPMLGIAPKGEILSRELGFFESAVQGARQIWEVSGLMVMGIVKLIERVIPMSDMGGVILITEMIHKEAQNGLVNLLALTALISINLGILNLLPIPVLDGGHILFFFLETITGKPLSPRVQQFALKIGMMLLLMLMILATFNDIVRHFR; this is encoded by the coding sequence ATGGTAACCAGTATTCTGGCTGTGGTTGTAGTCCTGGGCGGACTGATCTTTTTTCATGAGCTGGGACACTTCGTTGTCGCGCGCGGCCTCGGCATGGGTGTGAGCGTCTTTTCCCTGGGATTCGGGACGCGCCTCTTCGGCTTCACCCGGGGCAAGACAGACTACCGTGTCTGCGCCTTTCCCCTGGGAGGATATGTTCAGCTCGTCGGCGAATCCGTGGACGCCGAACTTCCCGAAGGATTTGGACCGGAGGAATCCTTTTCGCGCAGACCTCCCTGGCAGCGCATGCTGGTCGTACTGGCCGGGCCCGTTTTCAACTTCATCCTGGCCTGGTTCATTTTCTGGGGACTGGCCTACAGCCAGGGAGTGCAGGAACTTCTGCCCGTCATCGGCCAGGTGACCAACTCGAGCGCTGCCGAAGAAGCCGGCATCATGCCCGGGGACCAGATTATCGAGATCGATGGCGTACAGATCGCGGTCTGGGAAGATCTGGTCGATCGCATCGAGACCAATGAGGGCGATTCGATGTTCCTGACCGTGCAGCGGGGCAGCGAGCTCTTTTCCGTGCACGTTACCCCACGGCTGCAGGAAAAGCGCAATCTGTTCGGCGAGATCAAGACCATGCCCATGCTCGGCATCGCACCAAAAGGCGAGATCCTGAGCCGCGAGCTCGGCTTTTTTGAATCGGCGGTCCAGGGTGCACGTCAAATCTGGGAAGTCAGCGGGCTGATGGTCATGGGCATCGTCAAGCTCATCGAGCGGGTCATCCCCATGTCGGACATGGGCGGGGTCATCCTCATCACCGAGATGATCCACAAGGAAGCGCAAAACGGCCTGGTCAACCTGCTGGCCCTGACCGCGCTGATCAGCATCAATCTCGGGATCCTGAACCTGCTGCCCATCCCGGTGCTGGACGGCGGGCACATCCTCTTTTTCTTCCTGGAAACCATCACCGGCAAACCCCTGAGCCCGCGCGTGCAGCAATTTGCCCTGAAAATCGGCATGATGCTGCTGCTCATGCTCATGATTCTGGCCACTTTCAATGATATCGTCCGACACTTCAGATAG
- a CDS encoding phosphatidate cytidylyltransferase, with the protein MKSPHFKRVLTSLLLLPLLGWAIYSGDPILSIGISAVAGLGLLEFYAMFWPGREKPVWKTIGVLFALGMVWAPLAWSGGALVCSAMLGVAVSFLIAHDRGKSPDAFQDSQTLLFGLLYLPFILRLFRTISAPEIGLVLLTTFAADTGAYYAGSFIGGPKIWPSVSPKKTWAGSLGGLCASVLVCTAMGFSFGNAHWTSFALLGAALNIAAQIGDFFESALKRWRGIKDSGKILPGHGGILDRIDSLLFTLPLYCGLTALFSFFA; encoded by the coding sequence ATGAAAAGTCCGCATTTCAAGCGCGTCCTGACCTCCCTGCTGCTTCTGCCCTTGCTGGGATGGGCCATCTACAGCGGCGACCCAATTCTGAGCATCGGCATCTCCGCCGTGGCCGGTCTTGGCCTCCTGGAGTTCTACGCCATGTTCTGGCCGGGACGGGAGAAGCCTGTCTGGAAGACCATCGGAGTGCTCTTCGCTCTGGGCATGGTCTGGGCTCCTCTGGCCTGGAGCGGCGGTGCCCTGGTCTGCTCGGCCATGCTGGGCGTGGCCGTCTCATTTCTGATCGCCCATGACAGGGGCAAATCCCCCGACGCCTTTCAGGACAGCCAGACGCTGCTCTTCGGACTTCTGTACCTGCCCTTTATCCTGCGTCTGTTCAGGACCATCTCGGCGCCCGAGATCGGGCTCGTGCTGCTGACCACTTTCGCCGCCGACACCGGAGCCTACTATGCGGGAAGCTTTATCGGCGGACCCAAGATCTGGCCGTCGGTCAGTCCGAAAAAGACCTGGGCAGGCAGCCTTGGCGGACTCTGTGCGAGCGTCCTGGTCTGCACCGCCATGGGTTTCTCTTTCGGCAACGCGCACTGGACGAGTTTCGCCCTGCTCGGTGCGGCTCTGAACATTGCCGCGCAGATTGGCGACTTTTTCGAGTCCGCCCTGAAACGCTGGCGCGGGATAAAAGACTCCGGCAAAATCTTGCCCGGTCACGGCGGCATTCTGGATCGCATCGACAGCCTGCTTTTCACCCTCCCACTGTACTGCGGGCTGACCGCCCTGTTTTCCTTTTTCGCCTGA
- a CDS encoding elongation factor Ts: MSITAAMVKDLRERTGVGMMDCKKALAECDGDEEKAIAWLREKGLSKAAKKAGRATSEGLVTVVLSADGKSAAMSELKCETDFVSKNEEFIALAEGLANLALEKKTDDVAALPAEATDLTGLIGKIGENMQVGRLAYVSFSGDGAIGTYVHSTKKLGVLVELSGQVTPELAKDVAMQIAATNPLCVGPDQIPAETLAQEKEIYLNQAKEEGKPAQIAEKIVEGRIRKFYQEVCLREQLFIKDDKKTIKDLLGKNADIVRFFRFAIGA; encoded by the coding sequence ATGAGTATCACTGCAGCGATGGTTAAGGACCTGCGCGAACGCACCGGCGTAGGCATGATGGATTGCAAAAAGGCACTGGCCGAATGCGATGGCGATGAAGAAAAAGCCATTGCCTGGCTGCGCGAAAAGGGGCTGTCCAAGGCCGCCAAGAAAGCCGGACGTGCAACCTCCGAAGGTCTGGTGACCGTAGTCCTGTCCGCTGACGGCAAATCCGCGGCCATGAGCGAACTCAAGTGCGAGACCGACTTCGTGTCCAAGAACGAGGAATTCATTGCCCTGGCCGAAGGCCTGGCCAACCTCGCCCTGGAAAAGAAGACTGACGACGTGGCAGCCCTGCCTGCCGAAGCCACCGACCTGACCGGCCTGATCGGAAAGATCGGCGAGAACATGCAGGTCGGCCGCCTGGCTTACGTGTCCTTCTCCGGTGACGGAGCCATCGGCACCTATGTCCACTCCACCAAGAAGCTTGGCGTCCTGGTCGAGCTTTCCGGCCAGGTCACTCCCGAGCTGGCCAAGGACGTAGCCATGCAGATCGCAGCCACCAATCCCCTTTGCGTAGGCCCGGATCAGATCCCGGCCGAGACGCTGGCCCAGGAGAAGGAAATCTACCTGAACCAGGCCAAGGAAGAAGGCAAGCCGGCCCAGATCGCCGAAAAGATCGTCGAGGGACGCATCCGCAAGTTCTATCAGGAAGTCTGTCTGCGCGAACAGCTCTTCATTAAAGACGACAAGAAGACCATCAAGGATCTTCTCGGGAAAAACGCCGACATCGTCCGGTTCTTCCGGTTCGCCATCGGCGCATAA
- the uppS gene encoding di-trans,poly-cis-decaprenylcistransferase, producing the protein MPPLNHLAIIMDGNGRWARAKGLDRSAGHKAGTETAREIVKECRKLGIPYLTLYTFSKENWSRPKQEVGFLFGLLKDFLTEELPSLLEQSIRLNVLGDLDELPLATRQVLRHAMEKTAACSAMNLNLALNYSGRLEILRACKALLENQVKPEELTEEMFASELYTSGMPDPDLILRTSGELRLSNYLLFQSAYSELYFSAVPWPDFHVPELHAALDDYASRQRRFGTTGEESA; encoded by the coding sequence ATGCCACCGCTCAATCATCTCGCCATTATCATGGACGGCAACGGCCGCTGGGCCCGCGCCAAGGGGCTTGACCGCAGTGCCGGCCACAAAGCCGGCACCGAAACCGCCCGCGAAATCGTCAAGGAATGCCGAAAACTCGGCATTCCCTACCTGACGCTCTACACCTTCTCCAAGGAAAACTGGTCCAGGCCCAAGCAGGAAGTCGGCTTCCTTTTTGGCCTGCTCAAGGACTTTTTGACCGAGGAACTGCCGTCTCTGCTGGAGCAGTCCATCCGCCTGAACGTACTCGGGGATCTGGATGAACTGCCCCTGGCAACCCGGCAGGTGCTGCGCCACGCCATGGAAAAAACCGCCGCCTGCTCGGCCATGAACCTGAATCTGGCCCTCAACTACTCGGGACGGCTTGAAATCCTGCGGGCTTGCAAGGCCTTGCTTGAAAATCAGGTCAAGCCCGAGGAGCTGACAGAAGAAATGTTCGCAAGCGAACTCTACACCTCGGGCATGCCCGATCCGGACCTGATTCTGCGCACCAGCGGCGAACTGCGGCTGAGCAATTACCTGCTCTTCCAGAGCGCCTACAGCGAGCTCTATTTCTCCGCCGTGCCCTGGCCGGACTTTCATGTGCCCGAACTGCATGCCGCACTGGATGACTACGCGTCCCGCCAGCGGCGTTTCGGGACCACTGGGGAGGAGTCCGCATGA
- a CDS encoding 1-deoxy-D-xylulose-5-phosphate reductoisomerase, which yields MKYISGLSSPVFERPDQRNLAILGSTGSIGTSALKVVAKNRDDLNVVALAGARNMELLARQAETFRPAYLGVLSEDKAKELRALLPGGYSPRILVGQEGYTAMATLPEADLILAAQVGAAGLVPALAAAEAGKVLCLANKEALVLAGDLFRRVCQASGAVILPVDSEHNALFQAFAGHEGRQACRLILTASGGPFRTKSLQEIQAVTPAQALKHPNWSMGAKISIDSATMMNKGLEIIEAVHLYGASLDEVDVVVHPQSIVHSLVEYEDGSQLAHLGMPDMEIPIGYCLGYPRRLQIGLERLDLARIGTLTFESPDPLRFPCLNLAREALSASSSHPVVLNAANEIAVQAFLDGRISFPGIARLIELMLANHSLTCVHDLEDILDLDAQTRTRSEEAIGKGEW from the coding sequence ATGAAATACATCTCAGGCCTCTCATCCCCGGTTTTCGAACGCCCCGACCAGCGCAACCTCGCCATTCTGGGCAGCACCGGGTCCATCGGCACGAGCGCGCTCAAGGTCGTGGCCAAGAACAGGGACGATCTTAACGTCGTGGCTCTGGCCGGAGCCAGAAACATGGAGCTGCTGGCCAGACAGGCCGAAACGTTCCGCCCTGCTTATCTGGGCGTCCTCAGCGAAGACAAGGCCAAAGAGCTGCGCGCGCTGCTTCCCGGCGGTTATTCCCCACGCATCCTTGTAGGACAGGAAGGGTACACCGCCATGGCCACCCTCCCCGAGGCCGACCTCATCCTGGCCGCCCAGGTCGGCGCGGCCGGGCTGGTACCGGCCCTGGCCGCGGCCGAGGCCGGAAAGGTGCTCTGTCTGGCCAACAAGGAGGCTCTCGTCCTGGCCGGGGACCTTTTTCGCCGTGTCTGCCAGGCCAGCGGGGCCGTCATTCTTCCGGTGGATTCCGAACACAACGCCCTTTTCCAAGCCTTCGCAGGCCACGAAGGCAGGCAGGCCTGCCGCCTGATCCTGACCGCGTCGGGCGGACCGTTTCGCACGAAAAGCCTGCAGGAAATCCAGGCGGTGACCCCGGCCCAGGCCCTGAAGCATCCTAACTGGTCAATGGGCGCAAAAATTTCCATCGACTCCGCGACCATGATGAACAAAGGTCTTGAGATCATCGAGGCCGTGCATCTGTACGGCGCGTCTCTGGACGAGGTGGATGTGGTGGTCCATCCCCAATCCATCGTTCACTCCCTGGTCGAATACGAAGACGGCTCGCAGCTGGCCCACCTGGGCATGCCGGACATGGAGATCCCCATCGGCTACTGCCTCGGCTATCCGCGGCGGCTGCAGATCGGCCTTGAGCGCCTCGATCTGGCACGGATCGGCACTCTGACTTTCGAGTCCCCCGACCCGCTGCGCTTTCCCTGCCTGAATCTGGCACGCGAGGCGCTGTCCGCCAGTTCAAGCCACCCCGTGGTGCTCAATGCCGCCAACGAAATCGCGGTTCAGGCTTTTCTGGACGGGCGCATCTCTTTCCCGGGAATTGCACGGCTCATCGAACTGATGCTGGCCAATCATTCCTTGACCTGCGTGCATGATCTGGAGGACATTTTGGACCTCGATGCGCAAACACGAACTCGGTCCGAAGAGGCCATAGGAAAAGGCGAATGGTAA
- the tsaB gene encoding tRNA (adenosine(37)-N6)-threonylcarbamoyltransferase complex dimerization subunit type 1 TsaB, translating into MISSDTSDSRYLALNCAEERIQVVLGSAREVMFSEEILCPGQSIRHLATAIERALRVQAMNTGELSGIACVRGPGSFTGLRIAHAAMHGLSRPHAIPMAGLQYPQILATQAEPFVHGCELWVLTYARKGQVYIQGFVAGTPLAHVCPLPVLNAYELLQSRPADIFLLGSGLRKNPELQALPKATALPQPLDTPLPASLLAAACKAEYSNQTPQPLYLRKSDAEDNLESIASSRGIPATDARRHIPDFE; encoded by the coding sequence ATGATATCGTCCGACACTTCAGATAGCCGCTATCTCGCGCTCAACTGCGCCGAGGAGCGCATTCAGGTTGTCCTTGGCAGCGCGCGGGAGGTCATGTTCAGCGAAGAGATTCTCTGCCCCGGCCAATCCATCCGCCACTTGGCCACGGCCATCGAGCGCGCCCTGCGGGTGCAAGCCATGAACACTGGCGAACTTTCGGGCATCGCCTGTGTGCGCGGACCGGGATCGTTCACAGGCCTGCGCATCGCCCACGCTGCCATGCACGGGCTGTCCCGTCCGCACGCCATCCCCATGGCCGGCCTGCAATATCCGCAGATCCTGGCCACCCAGGCCGAACCGTTCGTGCATGGCTGCGAACTCTGGGTTCTGACCTACGCCCGCAAGGGCCAGGTCTACATCCAGGGATTTGTCGCGGGCACGCCTCTGGCTCATGTCTGCCCACTGCCGGTTCTCAACGCGTACGAGCTGCTTCAGTCACGCCCGGCGGACATCTTTCTGCTTGGCAGCGGCCTGCGCAAAAATCCTGAATTGCAGGCCTTGCCAAAAGCCACGGCCCTGCCGCAGCCTCTCGACACACCCTTGCCAGCCTCTCTGCTGGCAGCAGCATGCAAGGCCGAATACTCAAACCAAACGCCCCAGCCGCTTTATCTGCGCAAGTCCGACGCCGAGGACAATCTGGAATCCATCGCAAGTTCGCGCGGCATTCCGGCTACCGACGCCCGCAGGCACATCCCCGATTTCGAATAA
- a CDS encoding UMP kinase: MEKLRYGRVMLKLSGEALAGEQGFGIEPQTIQSICRELAEAASMGVQLSMVIGGGNIFRGISVSSKGMDRASADYMGMLATVMNALAVQDALEKLGITTRVMTAIDMKEVAEPYIRRRAIRHLEKGRVVICAAGTGIPYFTTDTAAALRAMELKCEAILKATRVNGVYDKDPEKHPDAVMFNKLTYLDVLQRRLKVMDSAAISLCMDNKLPIGVFNLFVPGNIQRVVRGEEVGTIVQGE, from the coding sequence ATGGAGAAACTCCGATACGGCAGAGTAATGCTCAAGCTGAGCGGAGAGGCCCTGGCCGGAGAGCAGGGCTTCGGCATCGAACCTCAGACCATCCAGTCCATCTGCCGTGAACTTGCCGAGGCGGCTTCCATGGGAGTGCAGCTCAGCATGGTCATCGGTGGTGGCAACATTTTTCGTGGGATTTCCGTCTCATCCAAGGGCATGGACCGTGCTTCGGCCGACTATATGGGCATGCTGGCCACGGTCATGAATGCCCTGGCCGTTCAGGACGCCCTCGAGAAACTCGGCATCACGACCCGCGTCATGACCGCCATCGACATGAAGGAAGTGGCCGAACCCTACATCCGGCGCCGCGCCATCCGTCATCTCGAGAAAGGCCGCGTGGTCATATGCGCCGCCGGAACGGGCATCCCCTATTTCACCACGGACACTGCGGCAGCGCTCAGGGCCATGGAACTCAAATGTGAGGCCATCTTGAAGGCCACCAGGGTCAACGGGGTCTACGACAAGGACCCTGAAAAGCACCCCGACGCGGTCATGTTCAACAAGCTGACCTATCTCGACGTGCTGCAGCGCCGTCTCAAGGTCATGGATTCCGCAGCCATATCCCTTTGCATGGACAACAAACTCCCCATCGGGGTCTTCAACCTCTTTGTGCCCGGCAATATCCAGCGGGTAGTCAGGGGCGAAGAAGTCGGAACAATTGTTCAAGGAGAATGA